The DNA segment aaagttgaaccttagagtttacagTATAACTGATTTGTTTTGCTTTGGAACAAAGCTGACTAGAGTCGTTTTGTCTCTGAACCCATACAGGGATGAGTTAACAGGGCGATTGGGATTTTGAAGGAATTCCTCTGGGATTGCCTTCTTGTCCTTCTTCAAGGTCCCAACATAGGTCAGCTTTCTTTGCAACAGCTCATCTACAACTCCCACTGAGCTGAACCAATTGTCTGCTGTTACATTCCTGTTAGTAGAGATTATAGGTTTGCATAATCTTATGACTGACTGAGTTGGTATACTTAATTTCTTTTCTGCTTCTGTAAGACCTACTGAATCACTGCCCTTTCCTGTGTAGATGTAGGCATTTAGGAGGTATGATGTTTTTGCATCACATAAGCACATTATTTTTATGCCATATTTTCTTGGCTTCTTTGGCATAAATACTCTAAACCCACATCGTCCACGAAAAGGGACAAGCATCTCGTCAATAGTTACATCAGTTGACACTGAATATACACTCTTGCTGTTTGTCACGAATCTCTGAAATATTTCGGAGATCGGAGCAGCCTTATCATTTACTTTTCTCTCATTTCTTGTTTCGATATCATCAAATCTAAGGCACATGAGAAGAATTTCAAATCTTTTCTCAGACATTGTAGCAGAGTAAATCGGACGGCTAAAGTAGTCTTTCTTGAATAGTGACGTTATCTTCACATCATTGGATTTCAGGATAGATGAAATAATTAACAAACTGATTAGAGCCTCTATTTCTTCTTTGTCTGTGTTTCTGTAGTTGTTTTTCTTTGTTTGCTCTTGTAACCTTGACCTTACTCTTTCCagttttgtatttgtatttgtaacaattatgtttataatattttcatcaaaaagTAGCTCCCATACTTCTCTTTTAGTAGGCGCATCACCCAGAAGCCTTGCCCTTCCTTGTATTCCTGGTAGAGTTCTTACAATATTTCTAGCTGGTGTTCTTATGTTAGTTGGTGGTGGACGATTTATCCAGGCATTAGGACAGCTTTTCTCACTCTTTTTCATCCGCTCAACATAGTAAATTTCATCTTCATCAACGTCATCTTCAGGAATACAGTTTGCTACAATGTGCTCAATAATGTTTTCGACATTTAGTAAATttgaatcttcttcttcctcttctgaGCTCAATTCTGACCGTTCTTGCTGTATTATGAAGTCTGGGTCTGCATCGGAGTCATCTACAACACTGCCATCACTATCGCTATAGTTATCCCAAAGAAGATCACGAATATGGTCGCTGAAATCAGCATCTCTCGGATTCAAAATTTGATGTTTTCGACGTCATCTGTTTAGGCTATCCATTTTCTCTGTACACTCTTCCTATATAACACaatacacaacacatataacATAAAACTATAACTGAAACACTGTTTATAGTAAGATGAAACCCTGGGCCTCTGAGACCACGCCAAACGTTAACCGAAACCCTGGGCTTGTAAGACCGTACTCCAAACAACGTTAACCGAAACCCTGGGCTTCTCAGACCGGCACGTTTTTGACAATTCACCCGTCAAGGTCAAGACACTGAACGGAACTGAACAAACAATATGTCACCGAGTAGTGGAGAAGATGGAAGGAAGGTATTAGGGGATGGGGCGTGTCCGTTAAGCAGTGTTGCCAATATAGGTTAACAAAAATTCCCTTGGGCCTGTCAGACCGGGGTTTCGGTAAGAGTGTTAACCAACTATTAACTACACTCAAATCAATGAAATGAAGAATGTATTTCAGTGTCCATTTCTCTGTTTTGTGCCAATTTTGATAGTTCTCCATCAGCAGGATCAACCCACTGATACATTGATTGTATCTCTTCTCAATTGATGGACATGACACTTTAACAAATGCCTTGTTCACTTTGGACCATTGTTTGATTTTTTCAGCTGGCAAAATTCCAAAGCAAGTGGAAGCAAGAGTTACCCTACTATTATCTTGCCATTTAACCATAACAAGTTTATCATACTCTTACATATGTAGTCTTTTATACTCAATACTTTCCCCCCTATCAAGCTTCACTGCCATTTGCAAGATAACTCTTGCAAGCGATTTGTAACTATTGTGCCAATTCCCTCAAAACAATCCTCTGACAACTTTTCTAGTAAGGGCAATTTAGTAAAATATTTGATGAATAACAAAAAACTGCCTGGAGTGAGTGTTTGAACCAGTGTCATGATGACCAAGGGTCCTTAGCCCAACTCTTTATGAATCAATGAAGTGTTAGCACCCTGATAAATTACAAAGTTCAAGACCAGTCCATATGATGTGGTGATCACAAAGTTATTGAGGCCAACAGGGCGGGGCTTGTTTTTCACATATTGTCTCATACTACATTGACCAGAAAATAGGATCATTTGCTCCGTCAATTTGTTCTGTGATTGGTGCTTAGAATCTGCAATTACCTACTACTACTGTAGATCCATTGTAAATCTTGAACAAGTTTGATCAGTTTTATCCAAATTCCTTTTGCATTCTTGCCTCATCTTTCCTAAGAATAAATGTAGTTCATAGTTGTTCCTACTTTAATTTCCCCTCTTAAAAGACAAACAACTATCACAGGCATCTTTTTGGGGTTGGTAAATGGAAAGATTGTAATCATAAAATACCTGTAAAAACTTACACTATGACAATGGACCTTAATTTCCACATTCAAACCAGTCATCTTTATAAAATGAGTACACATTCATTTTTGATTGCCAGTTGGGTTCTAGGTATAATTTTAATATCCTCTTGCGGTAGTAATGAGATTCTGCCTTTGGCAATCCTGACCATAATTCTTCCAGCGATTCAACTTCCTttgattttttagttttttaggAGCAGATTCAAATGGATCCTTGTAACTGATGGAGCTATCATTGTCTGTTGAGTTATCTTCATTGTCCATTCACCTATGGCTGAAGTATGCAGGATAATAGTCTTACAAACTCAAACTGTAGTACCAGCCTTTTTCAGATGATACAAGAATGTTTTCTTCTGCTTATAGTGTCTTTCTTCCAGTCTCGAGCTCTATTGGTAGGCCTACTGATCTTCTGGTTCAAAAATTTACAAACAGCGTCTTCTGTTTTCTTCCCTATTACAATTGCATTACCCTTCCATTTTCCCAGCTTCCTTCCATATGTTATAATCATATGCACCATCATCCTCTTTTCTTTTTCCACTGTATCCTCACCCTAACGTCCTAGCTGCTGCTGCattcttctttattttccaAGCATCCTGGTCCACCTGATGACTTTTTTGCTGTTTATTGCTTTATTCGTTGGGTGATTAGTCATCTACATTGTCATCAGTCTGATTTGGTCTATACTCtccatcaatattatttttgaaattatctgCACTCATTTTGATTTGGTCTAAActctttatcaatattattttcaaaattatcggCATTGTGGACACCTTGATTTGGTCTATACTCTCCatcaattctattttcaaagtttggtattaaataaaatgaagatgaattagagaaatatttattcatatcagCAGGAACCGTAGATGTGGTAAATTCTATTTCCTCATCTGCTGGTACATTTATTATTGGTAACATTGTATTATCTAAGTTTGCATCCATATTAGACTCTGCAGCttctaatataatattattttcttcagttgcagtcaaattaattcaattcaatttcctgatttgcTGGTTCATTTATTGTTGGTAAAATTACATCATTTGCACTTCACATCCATACTATACTCTGTAATATCCTCATCTACCAGTACATCAGTTTATTGGTATTCCTACATCATTCAAGCTATTTAAACTTGACTGCAGCCTCTAAAAACATTTCCATGGATGTAGGCAGCTTATTTCCTAGGTTGGACTGAGGTTTTTGTTGCAATGTCAAtcttaaggtgtgtacagactttCATTCCGCTCcaagaccgaacgtcactccagcagagcgattgatgatcgaccggcgagcaacaatggttcgaccggggaacgcgagaagatctaacatcttccgtaacgttcatgatcggtgcgagtagagagcggaggcggagcgattgctgtgcgatggtggtacatgggcggtacgagggaggagcgtgctcggtgcgggttggaagcacgagtatgtgtacgcagctctaGTAGCCTCTCCGCTCATTATCTTCTAAAATAGTACAAACCTATTTAGTACACTCCATTTTAAAGAGAATGACAGATGACAAATTCATATGTTTCCTGATGTTGCCCCTCATCAACACCAATTACTTCCAGTTCACATCTTCAAcctgtaaaaatataatatattcttcatcaacaataattatacagAATGGGGGAAAAGTCTGAGAATGGCTTAATatatcatacacaaaggtaatttgatggtgggtgtgattggggatcctactcaaattgaaaaaactactttacaatgacCTTAagaatctggtccgccatcttggatccgccatttttaatgcaactttatttttttaaataggaaggtcatcatgcaatacatgattttgatacagaatttcaaaaaaaaaaaaaatgaattgcgaaaaaccgcacatcgatatctcaaaccgtttagaagctattcacattattaatcaataccactcactcatgtatttcatttctgatttgcatggtactgattgatataatgtgaatatcttctgaacggtttgcgaTATCGATAtacggttttcgccattcattttttcttgaaattccgtatcaaaataatgtattgcatgacaaccttcctattaaaaaaaaatgaagttgcattaaaaatggcagatccaagatggcggaccagatttttaaagtcatattaaagtagtattttcaatccaaataacatccccaatcacacccactttggaatcacttctttttatgagatactaagccgttctcagacttttttctctcttttctgctttgaatagtattgattaataatgtgaatatcttcaaaacggtttgagatattgatatgCGGTctccgccattcattttttcttgaaattccctatcgaaatcatgtaacacatgaccaccttcccattaaaaaaaatgaagttgcattcaatatggttGATCGAAGATGGctgatttttaaagtcattgtaaagtagtttttttcaatttgagtaggatccccaatcacacctaccatcaaattatctttgtttaatcaataatcaataataatctttattcttGTCATCAAACATtacaaatgttataaacaaaCGTCATGTGGAGATAAAACATAGCATTGCATATACTAACAATATATCATACCGCTAACACATATATACATAACATTAAACATGTACACATATGTATACATATATCGTGGGTGTACTGCAAAAAGTGACCAAGTCAAAAAATGCACTTTCTCACAAATCGCATTTGAAGTTTCATACCCGGTGtaaaaatagaatttaaatttttccaTCGATAATCTATTTTCTTACCATTTCCAATAGCATAGACTCTTATATTCTTTGAGACTTATGATGAAAATTCACaaagttttagaaaaaaatgtattaaaccTGGTTTTTCTGACTTGGTCATCAATGCTATTCTTATAATACAGTGACTTGGTCACTTCTACTTAATTAGAAGAATTAGGTAATTGacttattatattgaataaaatgaataggtACTTTTTGTTATAAAtctttttaattaatataatattgtcacaaaatataatgttacaaaaataatttgtaaagataagtaataataataattaattatgaataaaaattaattaattatcaattcaaataatcatcAAAACACGGTTCCCTTGattttgttcataattattataaaaataagaagGATCTTTTTGTAGTCTTTGCTCAGAAAACGTAATTCCTCTTGAGtaagaattcattgaaattttgagGCCATGGTCATAAGACAAGCAAGTCCTTGCATACAAGTCGCTTGCACAGAGTTTGATTCAATGTTAAATTTTGCTTGCTCATTATTTACTCATTTTAAACCATTGTCCTTCTTTAAACCCAAAAAGGATCAATACATAATTTGTCAGAACATAAAAAAAAGAGATAGAACAGATGAAATGGTGGTACTATCTAAAAAGatcctttttcttttcatcaAGTACTTGCTCATTGTACTTGAGTACATTGAGGAATCAAAATTTAACATTGAATCAAACCAGGTGCAAGCGACGTGCATGCAAGTACTTGCTTGTCGTATGACCACGCTTTATACTACCTCACTTCCCCAATACTATTTTAAAACACTTTTTTGAAACTATTCACTCTCTGCATCTGAATTGTCAGAACAATTAATGCCTGGCTCAGGAACACAATCTTTGCTCTTTGAGTCACTTGGGAGTGACTTGTACCAATTGTGATACTCTTGAGGAATCACGTTTGTTGAACAGAGTCTAACAAGGTCTTTCTTCTTTGCCTCAGAtattgataacatttttttgtaaagttttggTAGGTCATTGATAACTGAGGGTCGACCACGGCCATAGGCTTTTATGACACTGAACTCTTTGTCCTCATGActgtatttgaattttattataccTGGATTTTTCTTCTCGTATCTTAAGGCTTTGATCTTCAGCCAATTCACTTTTTCACCTGAAGCATCTACAGATCTGTTCCTTATCATCTTTGAAGCAACacatttgaaattgatgaaatccGAGAATTCAAGTTCTTTTGCGATGTAGCTCccactttttttattttttcctctgCAGGAGCGTGCAGTGAGAAAAATGTTTACCCAGTCTCTCATACAGAAAACAGAAACATGTCGTTTTGCGGTTTCAATAGAACTGTGCATAGAATCACACTCCATGTAGGAGTGCCCCTTTTCCATAAACTTATGGTCGACAACTTCAAGGTGTGTCTTTTGCACAACATATAAAAAAAGTGCAGCCACGTACTGATTACGGTTTTGACCGCTACATGTGTCCGAATACAGTGCAATTTCATTAACATTCTTTGGAATTTGTGAAATCCAGTTCAGGAGGGCAGTCCCAATTTCACAGCTCCCTCGTTGACCGTTGAGCTCAGACCAAAAAAACAGAACCCTTTTTGTGATGGTGCAGACTCATAAAGAGTAAAGTTATAAATACAAACTTTCctacaataatacatttgaGATGCAGCTGAATACGGCAGCTGTAAAACACTTTGCATATCGAATGTAGCACAAATAAAATTTTCGTCATTTTTTGCTCACAATTGATCTTTTTTTTTCGCCTCATATGCTTCTTCTTTCCTTTTATCATGTTGCTCAAACTCGATCACCATTTCATCTGttctatttgtttttttcatgttttcacAAATTATGCATTGATCCTTTTTAGGtttaaaaaatgacaaattGTAGTTCTGGCCAAAAACTCTTCTGTAGGTGATTTCTGATACAACTTGTTCCTTTACGTCTGTGGCTTTCTCTTTCAATTTGGCCTCTTCCAGGTAcaattcatacatttttcttATCGATAAATTACAGTCCAAGTATTGTCTTTTAGTTGAGCTTCGACAATAGTGGGACTCAACAGTTGGGAAGCTCTCAATGTGGTCTTTCACTCTCTTTATTAAAGCTGCTTCTGTCTTATTCACAGGTTCTTTTCTTCCACGCTTATCTCTTTCAGCAAATTCTCCTGTGCTGTCAACACCTGCCAATGCTTTTTCAACTGGACCATGACTTATACTAAGAGTTCTCAAGAAAAATGTTTTGCAAACACGTACCTTATTTCCTTcatcattattaaaatgatatattCTACTATTCGTCTTACCTTTTCCTGATTCTGTACATACTCTCTTAGTCTTAGTTGATGAGTTAGTAACTAAATTGATTATGAAATCTTTTTGGCGACAATAGTCTAGTTTCCAGAAGGTTGAGCAAATTCTCTTACTGTATCACTATCAAACATTGCAGAGCAATTCCATCTGCATGAATTGCAATCGACATCTTTTGGTGATTTTCCAGCTTTCAATCCTGTTTTCGTTCTATATTCTTTACCTGATTTCCTTTTCAGTTTATCTTTGTTTCTCTTCCACTCCTCTTTGTTTGACGATTTCCACCTTGTCAACTTTCTTCCACTTCTAAAATTATCTTCATCAGAAGAACTACATTCCGCGGACCCAGTTGGTTCATAATCACTGCTGTCATGATTTGAAGTTTCGAGTGGTAGACTTTGTGCATCTGTCATGCCTTCTTCCTTATTAAATAAtgatgacgtgtctgtaaaaaaaagcaatataaaaatataaactccATTAAAACTAATAGATCTATTCCTTGAAATCCTgtcataaatattgtaaaagtccCTTGTATTATTTGTCATCCAGATGGTATATTTCTCTTTATTAGTTATGCACTAAACtgtttttcaaaaaagtgaAGTTAGTGATAAATTATAGACTAACCTTattgattcaaattgaaaaagaatagcaaaattgaacttgaatgttGGAATACTTATTTCGAAAATGGTAAACGATTTGACATAAAGTCTGAGTTACTAATAATTATGGATACAATAGTATATGCCTACTTGATCATTGTATAATAGTTAATACTTCTTTCTACACTtactattatttaaaattagatccaaataattattataagacaAAAGTTGATATTAGAATTTAAGTAACTGACTCCTTGCACACAGCCTTCCATGCTATGCCATAATAATTCCATTCTTAttgcattaattaaattttattcttcTTGCACCAAACTTTTATTCAACAACAAAGAATGTCAATTAGTCAGTAGCCTTTTCATTGTTTAATGATAGTATTAATGATAGAGCTTAATGATAGTATTTTTcgtttctcaatattatttttggtttGACATTTTCAGACAAACCACAATTAAACTTACCAGTTAGGTCTAAGTCTGCTCCGgtttctaaattatttttacaCTAATGATTATTACACTAACTGGAAAAATCTGGTGCGGTTTCCAAATTATCTTGTGTTATTTCATCATTGAATCTAGGTCCTTTTTCCACATCATTTTTCACAGGTTCATTCCCTCCAGTGAGTAACATTTCGATTTCATTTTCCATTTGTAAAGAATTTTCTGTATctgaaatttagaaaaaataatataattataatacgaGCAGTTTACCTGTATGCTGCCCTGCAGCATTACCTTACAATGCAGTGGCTGGTTTTATTCATAGATGAAAAATTTTTTACACCAAACACTATTACACTCACCAGTAAAGTCTGTTCCGGGTTTCAAATTATCTTGTGTCACGTCATCATTCAACAtattaaattcaaaaactttattaaaaatacttcTTTGCttctttttaataaaaaaatagtctTTTGATCAGAAACATTTTCAAAGTCTATGCTTTTTCAAAAACAGCAACGGATCCTGGGAAAACAAACATCAACTTCCTATCTTTTTCAGTTATTTTCGGGTCTggcaaaacccccaaaatttgAGTTTTTGATATTACAAAAATGTCTAATTCATCTGGGAAAAATGTTGTGGCGTGTTCATCCACTCTTCTCAGCCCCATCACTTTTATCTTGGTTTCTGAATCATCATCATCGAAgtcatcctcttcttctagGCCTAATACTGATTGTATGCAGCACACATATTTATAGTTTACAGTTTTCCTATACCCACCCAACACATTTACTAAAATATGCTTTCCAGGCTTCAGGTTTTCGTTTGAGACTTGTTCATATTCAACCTCGTCTGGCTCTTCAAGTGGCAATGGACTTTCAATGTAGTGAAACATTTCTTTATCAGTAATCTCTACATCAGATGTATCTGAATCTGaagattcaaatttcaaatttcgttTGGTTATTTTACTTGGTTTTGTCTCTTTTGTTGATTTTTTCCTTTTGCTTGCTTCATTGACCTTGATGTTtctcttttcttgtttttctttttttattttttctttcatttgcTTCTCTGATTCTGCCTTTTGAAGTCTTTCAATTACTTCCTTCGATGTTAGAACTTCGCCATATCTATCAGGTTTTATTCTGGTTTTAACGATCTTTTTTGTTGGAGTTTGAGGTAATTGTTTATGTTTAGAATTCCTTATAGTTTCTGCAAATATCTCTACAACTGATTTTGATGATCctggcgttgattttggtgatGGTAACACTTCTGTTCCTGTTTCTCGTAGCTCAAGGACAGTTGTTTCGTCTTGTAACACTTCTGTTCCTGTTTCTCGTAGCTCAAGGACAGTTGTTTCGTCTTGTAACACTTCTGTTCCTGTTTCTTGTAGCTCAAGGACAATTGTTTCGTCTTGATAAGAAGGGCTAAGGTCTCCTATGTCCATCATTGGAGAATCAACTTTTGATGTGGAAGCTTGAGAGAAGTTCTGGCTTTTATCTGTatcttctttcttcttacttccttcattatttttattagcttcttctttccttttttTGTCAGTTTCCTCTGTTTCTGCTTctttctgttcatttttcttcaactcttctttttttttctttttataggttTGTAAGTCCACTGGATTGAATTGGTTCtcaggaaacatttttttattcaaaggaAATATTCCAGTACTTATAAACCCAGATTTGATGTTTGCTGGGGTCATTGAAATACGCCATACCTCACCTAGTAGCTCCACAAACTCTTTCTTTAAAAGTCTCTGATGGCTCTGTCCCATTTTAGATTTGCCATTATCAACCAGTATCTTTTCCCAATGAGATTTCACAGGCCCAAAAACACACTTGTCTAATGGTTGGAGTTTGTCAGTTAGATGGCTCGGTAATCTAATAAGGGTGATTTTGTTTGCTGCAGCTTCCTTGACCAAATTGAGAGTGATGTGGCTATTATGTCCGTCAAAAATCAAAACAACTTCTTGATCTGGTAGATTTTTTTCGATACGAATTTTGTTGACATATGGGATGAAAGCAGTTGTGAACCAATTGAAGAAAACTGGTCCTTCCATCCAACCACTAGCTGATACAGCATACGATGTTCCAGGATATGCTTTATCTGAAACCCAACGCGGTTGTACAGTTGTTGCACCTTTGAATAAGACCATGGGGGGCATCACAGATCCATCAGCAGATGCACATGCCAGCACAGTAGTCGACTCTCTACCAGATCCTCCAGAAACTCGACAAAGTGATTTTCCTTTTTCGCCAATTCCACGAAACCGAGAGGGATCACTCTTGAATCCTGATTCGTCTGCATTGAAGATGAAAGAGGCTTTGTCTGGAGTAAGTAGTTCCTTTTCGGTGTATATCTGGTCTAGCTTTTCATAAAAATCATAGACAATATCAGGGGTAGTGTTACTTTTTCTTACAGCCTGAAGGTGTTCGGCTTTTTTTAATGATAGTCGGCTATGTCGTTTCATGAACCCAAGGTACCAGTCTTCACCTGGTGTATTGTCTTTAAAAACGTTTTTTATGTCATTGGCCTTGATGTATTCGCCTACAAGTTGCATAAGTTCCATGCGATCACATGGGTAACCAAATTCTGCTCTTGCAATAAGACAGTCTACTAttgtattttcttcttcatcagtCAGTGTTCTTCGTCGCCCACCACCTTGATGATCCAAGCTCACTTTCCCACTGATCCTCAGCTGTATGACAGATTTCGGAATTTCATACTTCTTTGCCGCCTCCCTCTggctcatcttcttctccttcaccatcCTCACAGCTTCTTGAAGATCTTCCAGAGTGTAAGAAGGAGcggccttcttcttcttatatgTTCTAGGCATTATTTATCTGtaatgaaaagaaaaacaacATATCTTGAGCATTACAGcactttttatacttttaataagttttcaaaTGTGGTCATAATTACCCCTTTTTTGTGGTCATAATTACCCCACTTTTTATAAAATGATGGGGTAATTATGaccacaaatttaaatttactcAGAAATATTAGATTGAGTTAGAactttgaaacaataattcaaacatCCTTAACTTACTTTTAAACATGAATGAGCTCATctggaatttttttatttcttgtcacAA comes from the Nilaparvata lugens isolate BPH chromosome 1, ASM1435652v1, whole genome shotgun sequence genome and includes:
- the LOC120349556 gene encoding uncharacterized protein LOC120349556, whose product is MLNDDVTQDNLKPGTDFTDTENSLQMENEIEMLLTGGNEPVKNDVEKGPRFNDEITQDNLETAPDFSNTSSLFNKEEGMTDAQSLPLETSNHDSSDYEPTGSAECSSSDEDNFRSGRKLTRWKSSNKEEWKRNKDKLKRKSGKEYRTKTGLKAGKSPKDVDCNSCRWNCSAMFDSDTVREFAQPSGN
- the LOC120349591 gene encoding uncharacterized protein LOC120349591: MPRTYKKKKAAPSYTLEDLQEAVRMVKEKKMSQREAAKKYEIPKSVIQLRISGKVSLDHQGGGRRRTLTDEEENTIVDCLIARAEFGYPCDRMELMQLVGEYIKANDIKNVFKDNTPGEDWYLGFMKRHSRLSLKKAEHLQAVRKSNTTPDIVYDFYEKLDQIYTEKELLTPDKASFIFNADESGFKSDPSRFRGIGEKGKSLCRVSGGSGRESTTVLACASADGSVMPPMVLFKGATTVQPRWVSDKAYPGTSYAVSASGWMEGPVFFNWFTTAFIPYVNKIRIEKNLPDQEVVLIFDGHNSHITLNLVKEAAANKITLIRLPSHLTDKLQPLDKCVFGPVKSHWEKILVDNGKSKMGQSHQRLLKKEFVELLDPKITEKDRKLMFVFPGSVAVFEKA